A window from Candidatus Krumholzibacteriota bacterium encodes these proteins:
- a CDS encoding tetratricopeptide repeat protein, whose protein sequence is MSKRLSRKEIREDRFLTTTVEAWEYLREHQNTVFVVLIVIVALVAGGFWLNGSRSRSHESAVSQFAEGVSSYRGGDVRTAEEIFKLVVERYGRLREGAHAEYFLGVCALQGGRNAQAIEAFDRYLRQSGKYPFYRDAAKDGKAVALENERRYAEAAEIYLEIATHPETNDFMAALYLERAAETFKLAANVDRAIGILEMLLEKTDGLERRDIETELEILRG, encoded by the coding sequence GTGTCGAAACGACTGAGCAGAAAAGAGATCAGGGAGGACCGGTTTCTCACCACGACCGTCGAGGCGTGGGAGTACCTCCGCGAGCACCAGAACACGGTGTTCGTCGTCCTCATCGTCATCGTCGCCCTCGTCGCCGGGGGTTTCTGGCTGAACGGCTCGCGTTCGCGTTCCCACGAATCCGCCGTCTCCCAGTTCGCGGAGGGAGTGAGTTCCTACCGGGGCGGGGACGTCCGGACGGCGGAGGAGATATTCAAGCTCGTCGTCGAGCGGTACGGACGCCTCCGCGAAGGGGCCCACGCCGAGTATTTCCTCGGTGTGTGCGCCCTGCAGGGCGGACGGAACGCACAGGCGATCGAGGCCTTCGACCGGTATCTCCGGCAGTCGGGGAAATACCCCTTCTACCGGGACGCGGCGAAGGACGGCAAGGCCGTCGCCCTCGAGAACGAGCGTCGCTACGCCGAGGCGGCGGAGATCTACCTCGAGATCGCCACCCATCCGGAGACGAACGACTTCATGGCCGCGCTCTACCTCGAACGCGCCGCGGAGACATTCAAGCTCGCCGCGAACGTCGATCGGGCGATCGGGATCCTCGAGATGCTTCTCGAGAAAACGGACGGTCTCGAACGCCGCGACATCGAGACGGAACTCGAGATCCTTCGCGGCTAG
- a CDS encoding SpoIIE family protein phosphatase, translating into MNGLLRAGAVAGALFIALLAVPGAREIPRAPYTGIYHRNLIIQEIAPDSPNAGLDLQRGDRILAVGGVVPRNLNHFRRLESTGRIGETRTWTIARGDSIFDAPVAGAAAGPDRIARKTAFFILGMIFVVAGIIVFLRRPDVLGVLFLVNCSLFAFIMTERPSTGVPFLHIAGELIYDFSIIFLPATFLHFFLRFPGTEIRRGTRRSIAVRVLYLPPAVLFVSTFVMALYRYTFGMHAGNDTVLIAATALSWPVYILWSMAAFTRTWRASPAGQRLKFRIAFAGLLLGIVPFIVVMLLRQFAPGIAMSHAHLSVLFFSFVIVSFAYAILKHDAFNMTSFFRRSLSGLILAGLLVTGWILLVQIPGESFARLGLGRSVVAVAAVVLLSMAVIPARRLVQRLVDRAFLRGRKIFRAEVVSFTRRIQCMMNVDEIASFATAEMRNLFRPDAVHLYLRDAQGRYTHAQSEPASVRPPLTSLPSEAAIVRMATEDGQPVMIEYFDHLWLTNRLDRASRELLSISAASVVVPLREHGELLGFFLLGRKGSGAPYTGEEAEVLELVGERSAAALKSIQLYGDSLEKDRLQEELQLARDIQERLLPGRPPEMKSAELRAGLRTSKEMGGDFYDWLELGPGRVGIAVADVSGKGIPATILMTTLQASFRAEAVRGRGPAEVLASLNASLYRRSDPAKFATFFYGVYDEERGTLHYSNGGSFPPVIVGADGRLERLHRGGILIGVDEESTYREGMVKLRPGDVLVIYTDGFIDQENEHGEPFGEQNLIQYFRDNARLSIDELMDKLFATLLAFGHNIVKDDMTVLLLRRKAPVADRGTVYSANPIPE; encoded by the coding sequence GTGAACGGACTCCTTCGCGCCGGCGCCGTCGCCGGCGCGCTCTTCATCGCGCTTCTCGCCGTCCCGGGGGCCCGGGAAATCCCGCGCGCTCCGTACACCGGTATCTACCATCGCAACCTCATCATCCAGGAGATCGCGCCGGACAGCCCCAACGCCGGACTCGACCTGCAACGCGGCGATCGCATCCTCGCAGTGGGCGGCGTCGTCCCGCGGAACCTCAACCACTTCCGCCGTCTCGAGTCGACGGGGCGGATCGGCGAGACGAGGACGTGGACCATCGCGCGCGGCGATTCGATCTTCGATGCGCCGGTCGCGGGCGCCGCGGCGGGACCGGACCGGATCGCCCGGAAAACGGCGTTCTTCATCCTCGGCATGATCTTCGTCGTGGCAGGCATCATCGTCTTTCTCCGCCGGCCGGACGTGCTCGGCGTCCTCTTCCTCGTCAACTGTTCCCTTTTCGCCTTCATCATGACCGAGCGGCCCTCGACCGGCGTCCCCTTCCTCCATATCGCCGGGGAGCTAATCTACGATTTCAGCATCATCTTCCTCCCCGCCACCTTCCTCCATTTCTTCCTGCGTTTCCCCGGCACCGAGATCAGGCGGGGCACGCGGCGCTCGATCGCCGTCCGGGTCCTCTATCTCCCACCGGCCGTCCTCTTCGTGTCGACATTCGTCATGGCGCTCTACCGGTACACCTTCGGGATGCACGCGGGGAACGACACGGTGCTGATCGCCGCGACGGCCCTCTCCTGGCCGGTCTACATCCTCTGGTCCATGGCGGCGTTCACCCGGACGTGGCGGGCCTCGCCCGCCGGCCAGCGGCTGAAGTTCAGGATCGCCTTCGCGGGGCTCCTCCTGGGCATCGTCCCCTTCATCGTCGTCATGCTCCTGCGGCAGTTCGCCCCGGGGATCGCCATGTCGCATGCGCACCTCTCGGTCCTCTTCTTCTCATTCGTCATCGTCTCCTTCGCCTACGCGATCCTCAAGCACGACGCGTTCAACATGACAAGCTTCTTCCGGCGAAGCCTCTCGGGGCTGATACTCGCCGGGCTGCTCGTGACCGGCTGGATACTGCTCGTGCAGATCCCCGGCGAATCCTTCGCCCGGCTCGGCCTCGGCCGATCCGTCGTCGCCGTCGCCGCCGTGGTGCTCCTCTCGATGGCGGTCATTCCGGCCCGGCGACTCGTACAGCGTCTCGTCGACCGCGCCTTTCTCCGTGGCAGGAAGATCTTCAGGGCGGAGGTCGTCTCCTTTACGCGCCGCATCCAGTGCATGATGAACGTCGACGAGATCGCCTCCTTCGCGACGGCCGAGATGCGGAACCTCTTCAGGCCTGACGCCGTCCATCTCTATCTCCGCGACGCGCAGGGGCGATACACCCATGCGCAAAGCGAACCGGCGTCCGTGAGGCCTCCCCTGACGAGCCTGCCCTCCGAGGCGGCCATCGTGCGCATGGCGACGGAGGACGGGCAGCCGGTCATGATCGAGTATTTCGACCATCTCTGGCTGACGAACCGCCTCGATCGCGCATCGCGGGAGCTCCTGTCCATCTCGGCCGCATCCGTCGTCGTTCCCCTGCGTGAACACGGCGAACTGCTCGGCTTCTTCCTTCTCGGGCGCAAGGGAAGCGGCGCGCCCTATACCGGCGAGGAGGCCGAGGTGCTCGAACTCGTCGGCGAACGGAGCGCCGCGGCGCTGAAGAGCATCCAGCTGTACGGCGATTCCCTCGAGAAGGATCGTCTCCAGGAGGAGCTTCAACTCGCGCGCGACATCCAGGAACGTCTCCTGCCCGGCCGACCTCCCGAGATGAAAAGCGCGGAGCTCCGCGCCGGACTGAGGACATCGAAGGAGATGGGAGGCGACTTCTACGACTGGCTCGAGCTGGGGCCCGGGCGCGTGGGCATCGCCGTCGCGGACGTCTCCGGCAAGGGGATCCCGGCGACGATCCTCATGACGACCCTCCAGGCGTCCTTTCGCGCCGAGGCGGTACGCGGTCGCGGGCCGGCCGAGGTCCTCGCATCGCTCAACGCGTCGCTCTACCGCCGGAGCGATCCGGCGAAGTTCGCGACCTTCTTCTACGGGGTCTACGACGAGGAGCGCGGCACCCTCCACTACTCCAACGGCGGCTCCTTCCCCCCCGTCATCGTCGGCGCAGACGGACGCCTCGAGCGGTTGCACCGCGGGGGCATCCTCATCGGCGTCGACGAGGAAAGCACCTACCGGGAGGGAATGGTGAAATTGCGGCCGGGAGACGTTCTTGTCATCTACACGGACGGCTTCATCGACCAGGAGAACGAGCACGGCGAACCGTTCGGGGAACAGAATTTGATACAATATTTCAGAGATAACGCACGTTTATCCATCGATGAACTGATGGACAAGTTATTTGCCACGCTTCTCGCATTTGGCCACAATATTGTGAAAGATGAC